A region of Jannaschia sp. W003 DNA encodes the following proteins:
- the recN gene encoding DNA repair protein RecN: MLRSLDIRDMLIIDRLSLELGPGLNVLTGETGAGKSILLDSLGFVLGWRGRAALVRAGAAQGEVTAGFDLPEGHAARAVLAEAGIEAEDGELLLRRVNTAEGRKTAWVNGTRVTGEVLRQLSDTLLELHGQHDDRGLLDAAGHRALLDAFAGVDLASVRAAWAELSAARKALRAAQAQVEATRSEEEFLRHAVDELDALAPEPGEEGTLDARRRLMQGAEKIRGDVARALEAIGGNGAEGRMVDALRWMEGAGEAADSLAPAIAALERALNELGEAQAGVESTLDALDFDPSELERTEERLFAMRGLARKHGVAPDDLAALVEDLRGKLDLLDSSGPGMRKLSEAVAAAEARYDAAASALTEARREAAGRLDAAMAGELGPLKMERAVFVTRVAPGTPGPEGRDEVAFEVATNPGAPAGKLDKIASGGELSRFLLALKVCLTGGDRSMTLIFDEIDRGVGGATADAVGRRLKALAEGGQVLVVTHSPQVAALGARHWRVEKRVEGEVTLSRVVPVDRADRVDELARMLAGDTVTDAARAAARALLRAA; this comes from the coding sequence ATGCTCCGCTCCCTCGACATACGCGACATGCTCATCATCGACCGGCTCTCGCTGGAGCTCGGTCCAGGCCTCAACGTGCTCACGGGCGAGACCGGTGCGGGCAAGTCGATCCTTCTGGATTCGCTCGGCTTCGTGCTGGGCTGGCGGGGCCGTGCGGCCCTCGTGCGCGCTGGCGCCGCGCAGGGCGAGGTGACGGCGGGCTTCGACCTGCCCGAGGGCCACGCGGCGCGCGCGGTGTTGGCCGAGGCGGGCATCGAGGCCGAGGACGGCGAGCTGCTGCTGCGCCGGGTGAACACCGCCGAGGGACGCAAGACCGCCTGGGTCAACGGCACCCGCGTCACCGGCGAGGTGCTACGCCAGCTTTCCGACACGCTGCTGGAGCTGCACGGCCAGCACGACGATCGCGGGCTGCTCGATGCGGCTGGCCACCGCGCGCTGCTCGACGCCTTCGCGGGCGTGGACCTCGCTTCGGTGCGCGCCGCCTGGGCCGAGCTGTCCGCCGCCCGCAAGGCGCTCCGGGCCGCGCAGGCGCAGGTCGAGGCGACCCGCTCCGAGGAGGAGTTCCTGCGCCACGCGGTGGACGAGCTGGACGCGCTCGCCCCCGAGCCGGGCGAGGAGGGCACGCTCGATGCCCGTCGCCGCCTGATGCAGGGCGCCGAGAAGATCCGCGGCGACGTCGCGCGCGCGCTGGAGGCCATCGGCGGCAACGGGGCCGAGGGGCGCATGGTGGACGCCCTGCGCTGGATGGAGGGGGCAGGGGAGGCCGCCGACAGCCTCGCCCCGGCGATTGCCGCTCTGGAGCGCGCGCTCAACGAGCTGGGCGAGGCGCAAGCGGGCGTTGAGTCGACGCTCGATGCGCTCGACTTCGATCCCTCGGAGCTGGAGCGCACCGAGGAGAGGCTGTTCGCCATGCGCGGGCTCGCGCGCAAGCACGGCGTGGCCCCCGACGATCTCGCCGCGCTGGTTGAGGATCTGCGCGGGAAGCTCGACCTGCTCGATTCGTCGGGACCGGGGATGCGCAAGCTCTCCGAGGCGGTGGCCGCGGCCGAGGCGCGCTACGACGCCGCCGCCAGCGCGCTGACCGAGGCGCGTCGCGAGGCGGCGGGCCGGCTGGATGCGGCGATGGCCGGCGAGCTGGGGCCACTCAAGATGGAGCGCGCCGTCTTCGTCACGCGCGTCGCCCCCGGCACGCCCGGCCCCGAGGGGCGCGACGAGGTGGCCTTCGAGGTCGCCACCAACCCCGGCGCGCCCGCGGGCAAGCTCGACAAGATCGCGTCGGGGGGCGAGCTGTCGCGCTTCCTCCTGGCCCTGAAGGTCTGCCTCACGGGCGGCGACCGCTCCATGACGCTGATCTTCGACGAGATCGACCGCGGCGTCGGCGGCGCCACCGCCGACGCCGTGGGCCGCCGGCTCAAGGCGCTGGCCGAGGGCGGGCAGGTTCTGGTCGTGACCCACTCGCCGCAGGTGGCCGCATTGGGTGCGCGGCACTGGCGCGTCGAGAAGCGGGTGGAGGGCGAGGTGACCCTCAGCCGCGTGGTGCCCGTGGACCGGGCCGACCGCGTCGACGAGCTGGCGCGGATGCTGGCTGGCGACACGGTCACGGACGCCGCGCGCGCCGCCGCGCGCGCCCTGCTGCGCGCCGCCTGA
- a CDS encoding outer membrane protein assembly factor BamD: MATIKLAAAGLALAALAGCGGGDADVALEDTAPDVIFVRAEAELAQNDPEGAAQLFSEVERLYPYSDFARRALIMQAFAYHEARDYESARAAAQRFLDFYPADGDAAYAQYLLALSYYDQIDLVGRDQGLTFQALQGLREVIERYPDSEYARSAMLKFDLAFDHLAAKEMEIGRYYLKRGHHAAAINRFRAVVEEFETTSHTPEALMRLVEAYLSLGLNAEAQTAGAILGHNFRGSPFYQDAYGQLTGRGLPLEARGSNWLAEIYRQTIAGNWL, from the coding sequence ATGGCAACGATCAAGCTCGCCGCGGCGGGACTCGCGCTCGCCGCGCTCGCCGGATGCGGCGGCGGAGACGCCGACGTCGCGCTCGAGGACACCGCGCCCGACGTGATCTTCGTGCGCGCCGAGGCCGAGCTCGCACAGAACGACCCCGAGGGCGCGGCGCAGCTCTTCTCGGAAGTGGAGCGCCTCTATCCCTACTCGGACTTCGCCCGGCGCGCGCTGATCATGCAGGCCTTCGCCTACCACGAGGCGCGCGATTATGAGAGCGCCCGCGCCGCCGCCCAGCGCTTCCTCGACTTCTATCCCGCCGACGGGGACGCAGCCTACGCGCAGTACCTGCTCGCGCTCAGCTACTACGACCAGATAGACCTCGTCGGCCGCGACCAGGGCCTGACCTTCCAGGCGCTCCAGGGCCTGCGCGAGGTGATCGAGCGCTACCCGGACTCGGAATACGCCCGCTCGGCGATGCTGAAGTTCGACCTCGCCTTCGACCACCTCGCGGCGAAGGAGATGGAGATCGGGCGCTACTACCTGAAGCGCGGCCACCACGCGGCCGCCATCAACCGCTTCCGCGCCGTGGTCGAGGAGTTCGAGACGACCTCGCACACCCCCGAGGCGCTGATGCGGCTGGTGGAGGCGTACCTGTCGCTCGGCCTGAACGCCGAGGCGCAGACCGCGGGCGCGATCCTCGGCCACAACTTCCGCGGCTCGCCATTCTACCAGGACGCCTACGGGCAGCTCACCGGACGCGGGCTGCCGCTCGAGGCGCGCGGCTCGAACTGGCTGGCGGAGATCTATCGGCAGACCATCGCCGGCAACTGGCTCTAG
- the lpxC gene encoding UDP-3-O-acyl-N-acetylglucosamine deacetylase, producing MQTTVNAPIHLSGTGLHTGRPARLSIHPAGAHHGIWFRRSDMSGNTMIPARHDAVVRSPLCTLLVNEAGVSVSTVEHVMAALAGCGVLNAIVEVDGPEVPILDGSAVGFVRAILAVGVRRLAAPVHAIEVLRRVAVHENGASAALMPADELEIDFSIDFADRAIGHQHKVLRLSNGTFVRELCDSRTFCRQADVDAMRAAGKALGGTLANAVVVDGDRVLNPGGLRHGDEAVRHKMLDALGDLALAGAPILGRYEGIRAGHAMTNKLLHALFADPLAYRIRTLSTEECRILPGAGLEHDRFAHV from the coding sequence ATGCAGACCACGGTCAACGCTCCGATCCATCTCTCCGGCACCGGCCTCCACACCGGCCGCCCGGCGCGTCTGTCGATTCATCCCGCGGGTGCCCACCACGGCATCTGGTTCCGCCGCTCCGACATGTCGGGCAACACGATGATCCCCGCGCGCCACGACGCGGTGGTCCGCTCGCCGCTCTGCACGCTGCTCGTGAACGAGGCCGGCGTTTCGGTCTCCACCGTGGAGCACGTCATGGCCGCCCTCGCGGGCTGCGGCGTCCTCAACGCCATCGTCGAGGTCGACGGCCCCGAGGTTCCCATCCTCGACGGCTCTGCGGTCGGGTTCGTGCGCGCGATCCTCGCCGTTGGCGTCCGCCGCCTCGCGGCCCCGGTCCACGCCATCGAGGTGCTGCGCCGCGTGGCCGTGCACGAGAACGGCGCCTCCGCTGCGCTCATGCCCGCCGACGAGCTGGAGATCGACTTCTCGATCGACTTCGCGGACCGCGCCATCGGCCACCAGCACAAGGTGCTGCGCCTGTCGAACGGCACCTTCGTGCGCGAGCTGTGCGACAGCCGCACCTTCTGCCGCCAGGCCGACGTGGACGCCATGCGCGCCGCCGGCAAGGCGCTCGGCGGCACGCTGGCCAACGCGGTGGTGGTGGACGGCGACCGCGTCCTCAACCCCGGCGGCCTGCGCCACGGCGACGAGGCGGTGCGCCATAAGATGCTCGACGCCCTGGGCGACCTCGCGCTCGCCGGCGCGCCGATCCTCGGCCGCTACGAGGGCATCCGCGCGGGCCACGCCATGACCAACAAGCTGCTCCACGCCCTGTTCGCCGACCCGCTGGCCTACCGCATCCGCACGCTCTCGACCGAGGAATGCCGCATCCTTCCGGGCGCCGGGCTGGAGCACGACCGCTTCGCCCACGTCTGA
- the ftsZ gene encoding cell division protein FtsZ translates to MTLNLSMPGGAPEHDLRPRITVFGVGGAGGNAVNNMIEKDLEGVEFVCANTDAQALQQNKAPARIQLGVRVTEGLGAGARPSVGASAAEETIEEIVDRLAGAHMCFITAGMGGGTGTGAAPIIAQAARELGILTVGVVTKPFAFEGSKRMRQAEEGVEALQKVVDTLIIIPNQNLFRLANERTTFTEAFSLADDVLYQGVKGVTDLMVRPGMINLDFADVRSVMDEMGKAMMGTGEAEGEDRAVQAAEKAIANPLLDELSLKGAQGVLINITGGYDLTLFEMDEAANAIREQVDEDANIIVGSTLDPSMEGVMRVSVVATGIDAVASSEMPLPRRRLAGSAAPVAAPVAVEEPEPAPAPMPAAPRPMVEAGRTMTAPEAVAPAAAGAPASFFDAMEAQHAAEEEATAASFFDREPRSAPAEAAEAPAPAPQAPVAAPRAGVPTAEAMDRLRAAVQKGEARGDAPRAPAAPEAAHRGQDPARFGIGSLINRMTGAPDHGHAAHQPAAPAPRAPESRDGDEERIEIPAFLRRQAN, encoded by the coding sequence ATGACATTGAACCTCTCCATGCCGGGCGGCGCGCCCGAGCACGACTTGCGTCCGCGCATCACGGTCTTCGGCGTCGGCGGCGCCGGCGGGAACGCGGTCAACAACATGATCGAGAAGGACCTGGAGGGGGTCGAGTTCGTCTGCGCGAACACCGATGCCCAGGCCCTGCAGCAGAACAAGGCGCCCGCGCGCATCCAGCTCGGCGTCCGCGTGACCGAGGGCCTCGGCGCGGGCGCCCGTCCGTCGGTCGGCGCCTCCGCCGCCGAGGAGACCATCGAGGAGATCGTGGACCGCCTCGCCGGCGCCCACATGTGCTTCATCACCGCCGGCATGGGCGGCGGCACCGGCACCGGCGCCGCGCCGATCATCGCCCAGGCCGCCCGCGAGCTGGGCATCCTCACCGTGGGCGTCGTGACCAAGCCGTTCGCCTTCGAGGGCTCCAAGCGCATGCGCCAGGCCGAGGAGGGCGTCGAGGCGCTCCAGAAGGTCGTGGACACCCTCATCATCATCCCGAACCAGAACCTGTTCCGCCTCGCCAACGAGCGCACCACCTTCACCGAGGCGTTCAGCCTCGCCGACGACGTGCTCTACCAGGGCGTGAAGGGCGTGACCGACCTCATGGTCCGGCCCGGCATGATCAACCTCGACTTCGCCGACGTGCGCTCGGTGATGGACGAGATGGGCAAGGCCATGATGGGCACCGGCGAGGCCGAGGGCGAGGACCGCGCCGTGCAGGCCGCCGAGAAGGCCATCGCCAACCCGCTGCTCGACGAGCTGTCGCTCAAGGGCGCGCAGGGCGTGCTGATCAACATCACCGGCGGCTACGACCTCACCCTCTTCGAGATGGACGAGGCCGCCAACGCCATCCGCGAGCAGGTCGACGAGGACGCCAACATCATCGTCGGCTCCACGCTCGATCCGTCGATGGAAGGCGTGATGCGCGTGTCCGTGGTCGCCACCGGCATCGACGCCGTGGCCTCCTCCGAGATGCCGCTGCCGCGCCGCCGCCTCGCCGGGTCCGCCGCGCCCGTCGCCGCCCCGGTGGCCGTCGAGGAGCCCGAGCCGGCCCCCGCGCCGATGCCCGCCGCGCCGCGCCCGATGGTCGAGGCCGGCCGCACGATGACCGCCCCCGAGGCGGTCGCCCCGGCCGCCGCCGGCGCCCCGGCCTCGTTCTTCGACGCGATGGAGGCCCAGCACGCCGCCGAGGAGGAAGCCACCGCGGCGTCCTTCTTCGACCGCGAGCCCCGCAGCGCCCCGGCCGAGGCTGCCGAGGCGCCCGCGCCCGCGCCGCAGGCCCCCGTGGCCGCGCCCCGGGCCGGCGTGCCCACCGCCGAGGCCATGGACCGCCTGCGCGCGGCCGTGCAGAAGGGCGAGGCGCGCGGCGACGCGCCCCGCGCCCCGGCAGCGCCCGAGGCCGCCCATCGCGGGCAGGACCCGGCGCGCTTCGGCATCGGCAGCCTCATCAACCGCATGACCGGCGCGCCCGATCACGGGCACGCGGCGCACCAGCCCGCCGCGCCGGCCCCCCGCGCGCCCGAATCGCGCGACGGCGACGAGGAGCGGATCGAGATCCCCGCCTTCCTGCGCCGCCAGGCGAACTGA
- the ftsA gene encoding cell division protein FtsA: protein MSRLYHAQRAMRRKRMAALQRGVIAILDVGTYKTACLVLRFEENTPQGEGVGHMAGQSNFRVIGATTTRSRGVAMGEVDSMPETERAIRTAVQGAQKMAGVRVDHVIACFSGGRPGSYGLSGEVMLEHGPCTVHDVGRVLASIDTPDLGPGREVLHAQPVNFGLDHRTTLRDPRGQTGEMLRADMHLLSVDDHAIENLLTCLHRCDLEVAGLASAPYAAATSALVEDEKELGAACIDLGGGTTGVSIFCRRHMVYADTVRMGGEHVTSDISQGLRVPREMAESIKCRFGGVHATGVDDREVIPLEAETGDWHHDRRSVTRTELIGIIRPRVEEILEEARMRLDRAGFGSLPGQRIVLTGGASQLPGLDGLAARIFGNQVRLGRPLRVQGLPEAAKGPAFAAAVGLCMQGAEPQDEFWDFDAQPARHSHRSLRRAVRWFRDNW, encoded by the coding sequence ATGAGCCGACTGTACCATGCCCAGCGCGCCATGCGGCGCAAGCGCATGGCCGCACTGCAGCGAGGCGTGATCGCCATCCTCGACGTCGGCACCTACAAGACCGCCTGCCTCGTGCTGCGCTTCGAGGAGAACACGCCCCAGGGCGAGGGCGTGGGTCACATGGCGGGGCAGTCGAACTTCCGCGTGATCGGCGCCACCACCACCCGCTCGCGCGGGGTCGCCATGGGCGAGGTCGACTCCATGCCCGAGACCGAGCGCGCCATCCGCACCGCGGTGCAGGGCGCGCAGAAGATGGCCGGCGTGCGCGTGGATCACGTGATCGCCTGCTTCTCGGGCGGACGCCCCGGCTCCTACGGTCTGTCGGGCGAGGTGATGCTGGAGCATGGGCCTTGCACGGTTCACGACGTGGGCCGCGTGCTCGCCTCGATCGACACGCCTGACCTCGGACCGGGCCGCGAGGTGCTCCACGCGCAGCCCGTGAACTTCGGCCTCGACCACCGCACCACCCTGCGCGATCCGCGCGGCCAGACCGGCGAGATGCTCCGCGCCGACATGCACCTGCTGTCGGTCGACGACCACGCGATCGAGAACCTCCTGACCTGCCTGCACCGCTGCGACCTGGAGGTCGCGGGCCTCGCCTCCGCGCCGTATGCGGCCGCGACCTCGGCGCTGGTCGAGGACGAGAAGGAACTGGGCGCCGCCTGCATCGACCTCGGCGGGGGCACCACCGGCGTGTCGATCTTCTGCCGTCGCCACATGGTCTATGCGGACACCGTCCGCATGGGCGGCGAGCACGTCACCTCCGACATCAGCCAGGGCCTGCGCGTGCCGCGCGAGATGGCCGAGAGCATCAAGTGCCGCTTCGGCGGGGTCCACGCGACCGGCGTGGATGATCGCGAGGTCATCCCTCTGGAGGCCGAGACCGGCGACTGGCACCACGACCGTCGCTCGGTCACCCGCACGGAGCTGATCGGCATCATCCGCCCCCGGGTCGAGGAGATCCTCGAGGAGGCGCGCATGCGGCTCGACCGCGCGGGCTTCGGATCGCTGCCCGGCCAGCGCATCGTGCTCACCGGGGGGGCGAGTCAGCTGCCCGGGCTCGACGGGCTGGCCGCGCGCATCTTCGGCAACCAGGTGCGCCTCGGCCGCCCGCTGCGGGTCCAGGGCCTGCCCGAGGCCGCCAAGGGGCCGGCCTTCGCCGCCGCCGTGGGCCTTTGCATGCAGGGCGCCGAGCCGCAGGACGAGTTCTGGGACTTCGACGCGCAACCCGCACGCCACTCCCACCGGAGTCTTCGCCGCGCAGTGCGGTGGTTTCGCGACAACTGGTGA
- a CDS encoding cell division protein FtsQ/DivIB has protein sequence MARVRGAGDPAPSKWSYRLERLWLTPLFRALIRTGIPSFGFVFLFTWYVNDETRIEAIAQGWTDAVNAVQDRPEFMVGLLRIEGASEQLQADIGEALPIELPLSQWKIDTAQVRAALEQLDPVRQAEVRVRAGGVLLLRVTERTPAVAWITEQGVDVLDATGTRVATLEDVSSAGALPLIAGEGAGDHVPEALALIEAARPVQDRFVGLVRVGGRRWDVKMTGGQRILLPEAAPAEALDRALAMHAAKDVLGRDVAALDLRLRHRPTLRLSAAARTELVRLQELERLSYDTEGDQE, from the coding sequence ATGGCACGGGTGAGGGGCGCGGGCGATCCGGCGCCGTCGAAATGGTCCTACCGGCTGGAGCGGCTCTGGCTCACGCCGCTGTTCCGCGCGCTGATCCGTACCGGCATCCCGTCGTTCGGCTTCGTCTTCCTGTTCACATGGTACGTGAACGACGAGACCCGCATCGAGGCCATCGCCCAGGGCTGGACCGACGCCGTGAACGCCGTGCAGGACCGGCCCGAGTTCATGGTCGGGCTCCTGCGGATCGAGGGCGCCTCCGAGCAGCTCCAGGCGGACATCGGCGAGGCGCTGCCCATCGAGCTGCCCCTGAGCCAGTGGAAGATCGACACCGCCCAGGTGCGCGCCGCGCTCGAGCAGCTCGACCCGGTGCGACAGGCCGAGGTGCGGGTGCGGGCGGGCGGGGTGCTGCTGCTGCGCGTCACCGAGCGCACGCCTGCCGTCGCCTGGATCACGGAGCAGGGCGTTGACGTGCTCGACGCCACCGGAACGCGCGTCGCCACGCTCGAGGACGTCTCCTCGGCCGGCGCGCTGCCCCTCATCGCGGGCGAGGGCGCGGGCGACCACGTGCCCGAGGCCCTGGCGCTGATCGAGGCGGCCCGCCCGGTGCAGGACCGCTTCGTCGGGCTGGTGCGCGTCGGCGGGCGCCGCTGGGACGTCAAGATGACCGGCGGGCAGCGCATCCTCCTGCCCGAGGCCGCGCCCGCCGAGGCGCTGGACCGGGCGCTGGCCATGCACGCCGCGAAGGACGTGCTCGGCCGCGACGTCGCCGCGCTGGACCTGCGCCTGCGCCACCGCCCCACGCTGCGGCTCTCGGCCGCCGCACGCACCGAACTCGTGCGCCTCCAGGAGCTGGAGCGCCTGAGCTACGACACCGAGGGAGATCAGGAATGA
- a CDS encoding D-alanine--D-alanine ligase has translation MAGESPQHIVVLMGGWSSEREVSLSTGRGCASALRGEGFRVTEVDADRDLAARLAELRPDVCFNALHGRWGEDGTVQGLLDWMGLRYTHSGVLASALAMDKTRTKDVLAAAGLPVARSVIVPRAEAQARHVLPPPYVVKPNDEGSSVGIYIVAEGANRPPALADTMPDSVMVEAYVAGRELTCTVLRDRALAVTEIVTDGWYDYEAKYAEGGSRHVIPAEIPADVAEACRDFALRAHAALGCRSVSRTDFRWDEGGAGLVILETNTQPGMTPTSLTPEQAAEAGISFGALCRMLVEDAWHG, from the coding sequence ATGGCGGGCGAATCCCCCCAGCATATCGTCGTCCTCATGGGCGGCTGGTCGTCGGAGCGCGAGGTGTCGCTGTCGACGGGACGCGGCTGCGCTTCGGCGCTGCGCGGCGAGGGCTTCCGCGTCACCGAGGTCGATGCGGACCGGGACCTCGCCGCGCGCCTCGCCGAGCTGCGTCCCGACGTGTGCTTCAACGCGCTCCACGGCCGCTGGGGCGAGGACGGCACGGTGCAGGGCCTGCTGGACTGGATGGGCCTGCGCTACACCCATTCCGGCGTGCTGGCCTCTGCGCTGGCCATGGACAAGACCCGCACCAAGGACGTGCTGGCCGCGGCCGGACTGCCGGTCGCCCGGAGCGTGATCGTCCCCCGCGCGGAGGCGCAGGCGCGCCACGTGCTGCCGCCGCCCTACGTGGTCAAGCCCAACGACGAGGGCTCCTCGGTGGGCATCTACATCGTCGCCGAGGGTGCGAACAGGCCGCCCGCGCTGGCCGACACCATGCCGGACAGCGTGATGGTGGAGGCCTACGTCGCGGGCCGCGAGCTGACCTGCACCGTGCTGCGCGACCGCGCCCTAGCGGTGACCGAGATCGTCACCGACGGCTGGTACGACTACGAGGCGAAGTACGCCGAGGGCGGCTCGCGTCACGTGATCCCGGCCGAGATCCCCGCGGACGTGGCCGAGGCCTGCCGCGACTTCGCGCTGCGCGCCCATGCCGCGCTGGGCTGCCGCTCCGTCAGCCGCACCGACTTCCGCTGGGACGAGGGCGGCGCGGGCCTCGTGATCCTGGAGACCAACACCCAGCCCGGCATGACGCCGACCTCGCTGACCCCCGAGCAGGCCGCCGAGGCCGGCATCTCCTTCGGCGCGCTCTGCCGGATGCTGGTGGAGGACGCATGGCACGGGTGA
- the murB gene encoding UDP-N-acetylmuramate dehydrogenase yields the protein MTYPEVRGTLTEGRDLASLTWLRVGGPADALFQPADRADLQDFLAALPPEVDVFPMGVGSNLIVRDGGIRAVVIRLGRGFNEIAIDDGLVHAGAAALDAHVARRCAGVGRDLTFLRTIPGSIGGAVRMNAGCYGAYVSDVLVEVEAVMRAGAAVTIPAADLDLRYRSSALPDGCVITRATFRPPEDDPEALERRMQEQLARRDASQPTKERSAGSTFRNPAGHSSTGRADDVHDLKAWKVIDDAGMRGARHGGAVMSEKHPNFLVNDGGATASDLETLGEEVRKRVFHKAGIRLEWEIRRVGEPAKP from the coding sequence ATGACCTACCCCGAGGTGCGCGGCACCCTGACCGAGGGGCGCGATCTGGCGTCGCTGACCTGGCTGCGCGTGGGCGGGCCGGCCGACGCGCTGTTCCAGCCGGCGGACCGCGCCGACCTCCAGGACTTCCTCGCCGCGCTGCCCCCGGAGGTGGACGTCTTCCCCATGGGCGTCGGCTCGAACCTCATCGTGCGCGACGGCGGCATCCGCGCCGTGGTGATCCGGCTGGGCCGCGGCTTCAACGAAATCGCCATCGACGACGGCCTCGTCCACGCCGGCGCCGCCGCGCTCGACGCCCATGTGGCGCGCCGCTGCGCGGGCGTGGGCCGCGACCTGACCTTCCTGCGCACCATCCCCGGCTCGATCGGCGGCGCGGTGCGGATGAACGCGGGATGCTACGGCGCCTACGTCTCTGACGTGCTGGTCGAGGTGGAGGCCGTCATGCGGGCGGGCGCCGCGGTGACGATCCCCGCCGCCGATCTGGATCTGCGCTACCGGTCCTCCGCGCTGCCCGACGGCTGCGTGATCACGCGAGCCACGTTCCGCCCGCCCGAGGACGACCCGGAGGCTCTGGAGCGGCGCATGCAGGAGCAGCTCGCCCGGCGCGACGCCTCGCAGCCCACGAAGGAGCGCAGCGCCGGCTCGACGTTCCGCAACCCGGCGGGCCACAGCTCCACGGGCCGGGCCGACGACGTGCACGATCTCAAGGCGTGGAAGGTGATCGACGACGCCGGCATGCGCGGCGCCCGCCACGGCGGCGCGGTGATGAGCGAGAAGCACCCCAACTTCCTCGTCAACGATGGTGGCGCCACGGCATCGGACCTCGAGACGTTGGGGGAAGAGGTCCGGAAAAGGGTTTTCCACAAGGCGGGAATACGCCTAGAGTGGGAAATCAGACGGGTCGGAGAACCCGCAAAGCCCTAG
- a CDS encoding DUF2484 family protein, with amino-acid sequence MALAALCLWVVLAWVLQSVLTARQSWPAAYGLVALLVPLIAWLGAEAGAGGALAGLAVAALVLRWPLRYGLRWLRRRIIG; translated from the coding sequence GTGGCCCTCGCCGCGCTCTGCCTCTGGGTCGTGCTGGCCTGGGTGCTGCAGTCGGTTCTGACCGCGCGGCAGTCCTGGCCCGCGGCCTACGGCCTCGTCGCGCTGCTCGTGCCGCTGATCGCATGGCTCGGCGCCGAGGCGGGGGCGGGCGGGGCGCTCGCCGGCCTCGCCGTCGCCGCTCTGGTGCTGCGCTGGCCGCTGCGCTACGGGCTGCGCTGGCTCAGGCGGAGGATCATCGGATGA
- the murC gene encoding UDP-N-acetylmuramate--L-alanine ligase, translating to MNRTKLPSQTGPIHFVGIGGIGMSGIAEVLLGQGFAVQGSDLKRSKITDRLGEKGARVFIGQDAANLDGAEVVVISSAIKPGNPELDAARARGLPVVRRAEMLAELMRLKSNVAVAGTHGKTTTTTMVSALLDAGKLDPTVINGGIIHAYGSNAREGGGEWMVVEADESDGTFNRLPATIAIVTNIDPEHMEHWGDIENLRRGFTDFVSNIPFYGLAVLCTDHAEVRALVRRVSDRRVVTYGFNAQADIRAVNLHYEAGIARFDIALQAEDAVIEGCSLPMPGDHNVSNALAAVAVARELGVARDVIREGLASFGGVGRRFTRVGEWRGVPIIDDYGHHPVEIAAVLKAARQAIGDGGRVIAVHQPHRYSRLSTLFDDFCGCFAEADVVGIAPVYAAGEEPIEGADQASLVAGLIGTGHRHARAVDGEDDLERLVREQARPGDIVICLGAGTISAWATGLADRLARVAA from the coding sequence ATGAACCGAACCAAGCTTCCCAGCCAGACCGGCCCGATCCACTTCGTGGGCATCGGCGGCATCGGAATGTCGGGCATCGCCGAGGTGCTGCTCGGGCAGGGCTTCGCCGTGCAGGGTTCGGACCTGAAGCGCTCCAAGATAACCGACCGCCTCGGCGAGAAGGGGGCGCGGGTGTTCATCGGCCAGGACGCTGCCAACCTCGACGGCGCCGAGGTCGTGGTGATCTCCTCGGCGATCAAGCCCGGCAACCCGGAGCTGGACGCGGCGCGCGCCCGCGGCCTGCCCGTGGTGCGCCGCGCCGAGATGCTGGCCGAGCTGATGCGCCTGAAGTCCAACGTCGCCGTGGCCGGCACCCACGGCAAAACCACCACCACGACGATGGTCTCGGCGCTGCTCGACGCGGGCAAGCTCGATCCCACGGTCATCAACGGCGGCATCATCCACGCCTACGGGTCCAACGCCCGCGAGGGCGGGGGCGAGTGGATGGTGGTCGAGGCCGACGAGTCCGACGGCACCTTCAACCGCCTGCCGGCCACCATCGCCATCGTCACCAACATCGACCCCGAGCACATGGAGCACTGGGGCGACATCGAGAACCTGCGCCGGGGCTTCACTGACTTCGTGTCGAACATTCCGTTCTACGGCCTGGCCGTGCTGTGCACCGACCACGCCGAGGTCCGCGCCCTCGTGCGCCGCGTCTCGGACCGCCGGGTCGTGACCTACGGGTTCAATGCCCAGGCCGACATCCGCGCCGTGAACCTGCACTACGAGGCGGGCATCGCGCGGTTCGACATAGCGCTGCAGGCCGAGGACGCGGTGATCGAGGGCTGCTCGCTGCCTATGCCGGGCGACCACAACGTCTCGAACGCGCTGGCCGCCGTGGCCGTGGCGCGCGAGCTGGGCGTGGCGCGCGACGTGATCCGCGAGGGGCTGGCGAGCTTCGGCGGGGTGGGGCGGCGCTTCACCCGCGTGGGCGAATGGCGCGGCGTGCCGATCATCGACGACTACGGCCACCATCCGGTGGAGATCGCCGCCGTGCTGAAGGCCGCGCGGCAGGCCATCGGCGACGGGGGCCGGGTGATCGCGGTGCACCAGCCGCACCGCTACTCGCGCCTCTCCACCCTCTTCGACGACTTCTGCGGCTGCTTCGCGGAGGCCGACGTGGTGGGCATCGCCCCGGTCTACGCGGCAGGCGAGGAGCCCATCGAGGGCGCCGACCAGGCGAGCCTCGTCGCCGGGCTGATCGGAACCGGTCACCGCCACGCCCGCGCGGTCGACGGCGAGGACGACCTCGAGCGCCTCGTGCGCGAGCAGGCGCGCCCCGGCGACATCGTGATCTGCCTCGGCGCCGGCACCATCTCGGCCTGGGCCACCGGCTTGGCCGATCGGCTCGCCAGGGTCGCCGCCTGA